A region of the Thalassoroseus pseudoceratinae genome:
GGCTGCGAAAACCGGACAGGATGGTTTCGCCCGCGTCGAACAATGTGAGTTCGGCATCAATCGCGCGGGAATCGAGCAAGGCATCCAGGCAACAGGCAACTTCAAAACCCGCGGCTCCGGCACCGACAATCGCCACCTGCAATGCCGGGGCGTCGTCACCGTGGCCGCTGTCCTCGGTCAGTTGATCTTCCAATCGGTCGAGAAACGTTTGCATCGGCTTGATCGAAATGACTTCCGGGTGCTTCCGACATACCTCTTGACCATTGGGAACCGAGCCAATCCCGATGGAGGCGATCTGGTACCGCAACGGAGGCCGGTCCTCGAACAGCACCTGAGAAGCGTCGGCATCCAATCCCGACATCGGAGAGGTGATCAAATTGACATGGCAACGTTCGGTGAGCCGCCGCAAGTCGATTTTCATGTCCGCATCGTCGTACTGACCAGCCAGCACTCCCGGCAGCATTCCACTGTACGTGGAATGGTCGAATGGGGAAACCAGCGTCAATTCGGTCCGAGGAATTGGATTCTTTTGCCATGCATTGACGATATGCAAATGGGTATGACCCCCTCCAATCAGGACGATCTGCCGGGCGACGGGGGTTTCACTCATGCGGTCCACGACTGAAGGTGTCCTGGTGGTCGAGGTCAAGTTGTCCCATCGTAGCCTGTGCGGACAGGAACTTCAAAACCAGTGACCAATCAATACATGTTAATTCGTTCAATCCACTGAACGCAGATTGCAGCGGATTTGCTGAACAGCTAAGATGCCGGTGGTTGAGTGAGCGACGTGGAACGATCAAGCTCTTCGACCACGTCGCCGATTTCAAAGGAAATGGCCGGAAGAAACGAAAGGCGACCGTTGGGGGATTTTCCGGCTGGCGCGTCGGAGTCTTCTATGGCCGTCAGGATGTAGGGAGACACAGCGATGCGGGTCTGGCCGGGGCGACCCTCACCTTTGGGGGCAACATACGACGGGCAAGGCGTCAATTTCGCCGTTTTCTCGGAACATGCAACACGGGTCGAACTTTGTCTGTTCGATTCGGTTTCGTCACAACGGGAAAGTCATTGTATCCCGTTGGCGGAGCAAACTGATATCGTTTGGCACGGCTATCTGCCGGATGTCAAACCAGGGCAGCTTTACGGCTACCGGATTCACGGGCCGTATGCGCCCGAGCACGGACACCGTTTCAATGCGAATAAAATCGTGTTGGACCCGTACGCGAAGGCGATCGGGCGGGATATCCGTTGGTCCGACAAGATGTTCGGTTACCGAATTGGCGATCCGGCTGGCGATTTGTCTTTCGACGACCGCGACAACGCCGATTGCGCTCCCTTGGGTGTGGTGACGAACCCGAAGTTTCGCTGGGGCAAAGACAAACGCCCCCGCACACCGTGGCATCGCACGATCATCTACGAAGCCCACGTCCGGGGGATGACAATGCGTCACCCGGAAGTTCCTGAACATCTGCGGGGAACGTACGCGGGGTTGGCGTCGAAACCGATCATCAAATACCTGAAAGACTTAGGCGTCACTGCCGTCGAATTGATGCCGGTGCATCATTGTGTGAACGATCGGCATTTGGTCGAGAACGGTCTGAGTAACTATTGGGGTTACAACACGATGTCGTTCTTCGCACCGGAGCAGCGATTCGCCGCGACCAAGTCTCCCCGGAATGCGATCCGGGAATTCAAGAAGATGGTCAAGAAAATGCACGCCGCGGGAATCGAAGTGATTCTCGACGTGGTCTACAACCATACCGGCGAGGGCAACCACAACGGACCGACGATCTCGCTACGTGGGTTGGATAACGCCAGTTACTACCGCACCGTGCCCGGAAACGAGCGGTATTACATGGACTACACCGGCTGTGGCAACACGCTCAACATGCAATCGCCGCGTGTGTTGCAGCTCATCATGGATAGTCTGCGGTATTGGGTTTTGGAAATGCGGGTCGATGGGTTCCGATTCGACTTGTGTAGTGCTCTCGCACGGGAATTGCACGAAGTCGATAAACTCGGGGCGTTCTTCGATATTATCCATCAAGACCCGGTGCTCTCGAATGTGAAGCTCATCGCGGAGCCGTGGGATCTCGGTGAGGGCGGTTATCAGGTCGGGAATTTCCCGGTTCTGTGGACGGAATGGAACGGCCGATATCGTGATACCGTCCGTTCGTTTTGGCGAGGCGACGGACACGCCGTCAGCGAGTTTGCGACGCGACTGTGCGGGTCGAGTGACCTCTACGAACACAGCGGGCGTCGACCGTACGCGAGCATCAACTTTGTGACCAGTCATGATGGGTTCAGCCTGAACGATTTGGTCAGCTACAACCACAAACATAACCTCGCCAATCAGCAGAACGGTGAAGACGGCGATAACCACAACATCAGTTGGAACTGTGGTGCCGAAGGGCCGACCGATGACGAGGAAATTGTCCGGCTCCGTACGCGGCAGATGCGGAACTTCCTGACGACGCTTTTGCTTTCGCAGGGCGTGCCGATGATCCGTATGGGGGACGAGTTCGCCCATTCGCAAGGCGGCAACAACAACGCCTATTGCCAAGACAACGAAATCAGTTGGCTTGATTGGGAGTTGACCGAACCGCAGAATGAATTGCTTCAATTCGTACAACGAGTGATCAAGTTTTGGCGGGATCAGCCGGTATTCAAACGGCGACACTTCTTCCAAGGTCGGGAAATTCGCGGGACGGATGCGACGGACATTCAATGGATCGCGCCTGATGGGCGGGAGATGACCGATCGCGATTGGCAAGCGGCGAGTGCTCGCTGTCTCGGGTTGCAACTCGAAGGCGAGATGATGCACGAAACCGACGAAAAGGGCCGTCCGATCGTTGGGCAAACGATTTTGCTATTGATGAATGCCCATCATTTTGACGTCAATTTCGTGTTGCCGGCACACGGCCCCGACGAATATTGGCAAGCTACGATCGACACCCAAGTTCAGCGTCCGAAGAAACGCTGGTTGCCTGAGGGCTTCGAATATCATCTTGAGGGGCGTTCCATGGCGGTGTTGGAACTCAAGCGAGTCCGACCGCAAACGCTTGCCAAGGTTGCCAAGTGGTTCAAGCTCGAAGACAAACCCGAATCGCAAACGCCAAACCTCCGTGTCGCCCGAGTTGGTGAGGACGACGACGAAGAGGCGGCGTGATTGCTGTTGTGAGTCGCGGGGGAGAAGTTCGTTCTCTCCCCGATTCTTTACTTTTCGATCACCCACACGTTGCGGAAGCGGAGTGGGTT
Encoded here:
- a CDS encoding FAD-dependent oxidoreductase translates to MSETPVARQIVLIGGGHTHLHIVNAWQKNPIPRTELTLVSPFDHSTYSGMLPGVLAGQYDDADMKIDLRRLTERCHVNLITSPMSGLDADASQVLFEDRPPLRYQIASIGIGSVPNGQEVCRKHPEVISIKPMQTFLDRLEDQLTEDSGHGDDAPALQVAIVGAGAAGFEVACCLDALLDSRAIDAELTLFDAGETILSGFRSQTVGYGMQVLTKKGIQVRTNHRVTDYVDEQLEFADGSRLSADLILWTVAAAPPPVLEQVQLPKADDGFLAVETTHQTTSGHPVFVVGDTATRVSNPIPKAGVFAVREGPVLWENLQRLSRKLPPLPYEPQSNYLRLLNTGDGQALMEWGPFSFHHRWMWKWKDAIDRRFIKEFQT
- the glgX gene encoding glycogen debranching protein GlgX is translated as MRVWPGRPSPLGATYDGQGVNFAVFSEHATRVELCLFDSVSSQRESHCIPLAEQTDIVWHGYLPDVKPGQLYGYRIHGPYAPEHGHRFNANKIVLDPYAKAIGRDIRWSDKMFGYRIGDPAGDLSFDDRDNADCAPLGVVTNPKFRWGKDKRPRTPWHRTIIYEAHVRGMTMRHPEVPEHLRGTYAGLASKPIIKYLKDLGVTAVELMPVHHCVNDRHLVENGLSNYWGYNTMSFFAPEQRFAATKSPRNAIREFKKMVKKMHAAGIEVILDVVYNHTGEGNHNGPTISLRGLDNASYYRTVPGNERYYMDYTGCGNTLNMQSPRVLQLIMDSLRYWVLEMRVDGFRFDLCSALARELHEVDKLGAFFDIIHQDPVLSNVKLIAEPWDLGEGGYQVGNFPVLWTEWNGRYRDTVRSFWRGDGHAVSEFATRLCGSSDLYEHSGRRPYASINFVTSHDGFSLNDLVSYNHKHNLANQQNGEDGDNHNISWNCGAEGPTDDEEIVRLRTRQMRNFLTTLLLSQGVPMIRMGDEFAHSQGGNNNAYCQDNEISWLDWELTEPQNELLQFVQRVIKFWRDQPVFKRRHFFQGREIRGTDATDIQWIAPDGREMTDRDWQAASARCLGLQLEGEMMHETDEKGRPIVGQTILLLMNAHHFDVNFVLPAHGPDEYWQATIDTQVQRPKKRWLPEGFEYHLEGRSMAVLELKRVRPQTLAKVAKWFKLEDKPESQTPNLRVARVGEDDDEEAA